Proteins encoded together in one Bacteroides ovatus window:
- a CDS encoding RagB/SusD family nutrient uptake outer membrane protein, with translation MKTLYKLFFTLLIVAGFCSCDDYLDKEPSSTIPPEAYFKTESQLEAYTLKSYESVFTLMSKGYYDPKTEVDISDDQIPETAPERYYEGGWRVAQDNANWDFADIYRINAFLSFVMPRYGNDINGTENIITGTLKNIKHLIGEMYALRAVEYFRLYQKFGDFPIITEPLNDNREELIEASKRMPRDSVARFIMSDLDKAASYMQGNDIITTRLNYHSVMLLKSRVALYEGTWLKYFKGSAFVPGGEGWPGKKKDYSADYQFPKGSIEAQSNWFLEQAMNAAKEVGDAYKNELIKNTGYYQDGAYANVTNPYYNMYCTVNLSSIKEVLFWRQFASGVRMHQINAGATDGNWGLGLTRGCVQNFLMNDGTPVYTHIQNDDYGKPLSNTDLYKGDNTLATVVVNRDPRLTLFLKVNGQTNVKGTVKAGIDKTVPAPNFTDATGQKHYVTGYTIRKGGSQDAAQYPDINSGSTGYIMMRSVEALLNYIEASYELRGRLDDTAKEYWRLIRTRNAGMSNDIDKTIETTDMNKEAANDWGAYSGGSLLTDKILYNIRRERRCELLSEGFRYMDLCRWRAMDQLISKPYIPEGIHLWNTPMESLYASGKLITDGSTKANMSPASNSEYVRPFQVRKTQNGYYGYTWKMAHYLEPIGAGELLITSVDGQSLSQSPLYQNPYWPTTANLPAEK, from the coding sequence ATGAAAACTTTATATAAACTCTTTTTCACATTGCTGATTGTCGCAGGTTTCTGCTCGTGTGATGATTATTTAGACAAAGAACCGTCATCAACAATTCCTCCGGAAGCTTATTTTAAAACTGAATCTCAGCTTGAAGCTTATACACTGAAAAGTTATGAAAGTGTATTTACACTTATGAGCAAAGGGTATTATGACCCGAAGACAGAGGTAGACATTAGTGACGACCAAATACCCGAAACTGCTCCCGAACGCTACTATGAGGGTGGCTGGCGAGTGGCACAGGATAATGCGAACTGGGACTTTGCCGACATCTATCGCATCAATGCATTCCTAAGTTTCGTCATGCCTCGCTATGGCAATGATATCAATGGAACAGAGAATATTATTACCGGAACATTGAAAAATATAAAACATCTGATAGGCGAAATGTATGCTTTGAGAGCTGTGGAATATTTCAGGCTTTACCAGAAATTTGGTGATTTCCCCATTATTACAGAACCTCTGAATGATAATCGTGAAGAACTGATAGAAGCGAGTAAACGAATGCCAAGAGATAGCGTAGCCCGTTTTATCATGTCTGATCTCGATAAAGCCGCCAGTTATATGCAGGGCAACGATATTATCACTACCCGTCTGAATTATCATTCAGTGATGCTGTTGAAAAGTCGTGTAGCCCTCTATGAAGGTACATGGCTAAAATACTTCAAAGGATCGGCTTTTGTTCCCGGCGGTGAAGGATGGCCCGGTAAAAAGAAAGATTACAGTGCTGATTATCAATTCCCGAAAGGAAGCATAGAAGCTCAAAGTAATTGGTTTCTGGAGCAAGCCATGAATGCAGCAAAGGAAGTGGGCGATGCATATAAAAATGAGCTTATAAAAAATACAGGATACTATCAGGACGGTGCTTATGCCAATGTGACAAATCCTTATTATAATATGTATTGTACTGTAAACCTTTCAAGTATAAAAGAGGTGCTTTTCTGGCGACAGTTCGCTTCCGGTGTACGTATGCATCAAATAAATGCCGGTGCCACCGATGGCAACTGGGGACTTGGACTAACACGTGGATGTGTACAAAACTTCCTGATGAATGACGGCACGCCAGTATACACGCATATTCAAAATGATGACTATGGCAAGCCGCTTTCCAACACCGACCTCTACAAAGGAGATAACACGTTGGCTACTGTAGTGGTAAACCGCGATCCGCGGCTGACTCTCTTCTTGAAAGTGAATGGGCAAACCAATGTTAAAGGCACTGTGAAAGCTGGTATAGACAAAACCGTACCTGCGCCCAATTTCACCGATGCTACCGGACAGAAACATTACGTGACAGGCTACACCATACGTAAAGGAGGTTCTCAAGATGCAGCACAATATCCAGATATAAATTCAGGTTCTACAGGCTATATAATGATGCGTTCGGTAGAAGCTTTGCTCAATTATATAGAAGCGAGTTATGAACTTAGAGGACGTCTTGATGATACGGCTAAAGAATACTGGAGATTAATAAGAACCCGCAATGCAGGTATGAGCAATGATATTGACAAGACCATAGAGACTACGGATATGAATAAGGAAGCAGCAAATGACTGGGGCGCTTATTCGGGTGGTAGTCTGCTCACTGACAAAATTCTTTATAACATAAGACGTGAACGACGCTGCGAGTTACTCTCCGAAGGGTTTCGTTATATGGATTTATGCCGTTGGCGTGCAATGGACCAACTCATCAGCAAGCCCTATATACCAGAAGGAATTCATTTATGGAATACTCCTATGGAAAGCTTGTATGCCAGTGGAAAACTTATTACCGACGGTTCTACCAAAGCTAATATGTCTCCGGCAAGCAACAGCGAATATGTGCGCCCGTTCCAAGTACGCAAAACACAAAACGGTTATTACGGTTATACTTGGAAAATGGCTCATTACTTAGAACCTATAGGAGCAGGAGAACTTCTTATTACATCTGTAGACGGGCAGTCACTTAGCCAGTCACCTCTCTACCAAAATCCCTATTGGCCTACAACAGCCAATCTTCCTGCCGAAAAATAA
- a CDS encoding polysaccharide deacetylase family protein, giving the protein MKSKIFLSLLALLLLSSFSPKKDMPVTIFMIGDSTMADRTVGEGNLERGWGQMLSRFFTEDVSIDNHAACGRSTRSFINEGRWQTVLEKLKDGDYVIIQFGHNDEKTDTTLHTLPGSSFDDNLRKFIRESRDKGAKPILMNSIVRRNYPPSPNIKFQYVYEKEGNILVNSHGEYINSPRKVAKEMNVPFIDMARLTHDLVSQMGPEKSKKLFMWVPIGKYSRYPKGKTDNTHLNIYGSKVIARIAAEAIGKAVPDLGKYLRHYDTDIYVADYKNNKKCAISYTFDDGLEEHYTMVYPKLEELGLKGTFWICGKIIEYKEANLGKSRMTWKQMKEMADKGHEISNHSWSHPNFKHLSYEKIREEIDKNDSIIQLYIGKRPKTFCYPGNYFDNRILSIASEGKIATRTEQYALGGEKSKRTPEILEKWVDELLIAEGWGVSMTHGITHGYDNFSQPDIFWNHLKKVKAQEDKIWTGTFAEVGAYIKERRNIQLSIVKEKSSYKIVPYLALIPELFSEPLTMVIKNDGSKTKIRVKQDNKKLTVKMVGDEILFDFNPYGGVIDISF; this is encoded by the coding sequence ATGAAGTCCAAGATATTTTTATCCTTACTTGCACTCCTTCTTCTTTCTAGCTTTAGTCCGAAAAAAGATATGCCTGTCACCATTTTCATGATAGGCGATTCTACCATGGCAGACAGAACTGTCGGAGAAGGAAACCTGGAACGTGGATGGGGACAAATGCTATCCCGCTTCTTTACAGAAGACGTTTCAATAGACAATCATGCTGCATGTGGCCGTAGTACACGAAGCTTCATTAACGAAGGACGCTGGCAAACCGTACTCGAAAAATTAAAAGACGGAGATTATGTAATTATCCAGTTCGGACATAATGATGAAAAAACAGACACGACATTGCATACTCTACCCGGTAGCTCATTCGATGATAACTTACGAAAATTTATCCGAGAATCACGTGATAAAGGCGCTAAACCTATTTTAATGAATTCTATTGTGCGACGTAACTATCCTCCGAGCCCGAACATAAAGTTTCAATATGTATATGAAAAGGAAGGTAATATTCTTGTCAATTCACACGGAGAATATATAAACTCACCACGCAAAGTGGCAAAAGAGATGAATGTACCGTTTATAGATATGGCCCGGCTCACGCATGATCTAGTTTCGCAAATGGGACCGGAAAAATCTAAAAAACTATTCATGTGGGTACCTATCGGCAAATATAGCCGTTATCCGAAAGGTAAGACAGACAACACCCATTTAAACATATACGGCAGTAAAGTCATTGCCCGGATAGCGGCAGAAGCAATAGGAAAAGCTGTACCGGATCTAGGTAAATATCTCCGTCACTACGATACAGATATATATGTAGCCGATTATAAAAATAATAAAAAATGTGCTATCAGTTATACATTTGACGATGGTTTAGAAGAACATTATACCATGGTATATCCTAAATTGGAAGAATTAGGATTAAAAGGAACTTTCTGGATATGTGGAAAAATTATCGAATATAAAGAGGCCAACTTGGGAAAGTCTCGCATGACTTGGAAACAGATGAAAGAAATGGCTGACAAAGGACATGAGATTTCCAACCATAGTTGGTCGCATCCTAATTTCAAACATCTTAGTTATGAAAAAATAAGAGAAGAAATTGACAAAAATGACAGCATTATACAACTCTATATAGGGAAAAGACCAAAAACGTTCTGCTATCCAGGAAATTATTTTGACAACAGAATACTTAGTATTGCGTCTGAAGGTAAAATAGCTACACGTACGGAGCAATATGCCTTGGGAGGAGAGAAAAGCAAAAGAACACCTGAAATATTGGAGAAATGGGTTGATGAACTTCTTATTGCAGAGGGTTGGGGTGTCAGTATGACACATGGAATAACACATGGATACGACAATTTCTCACAACCGGATATATTTTGGAACCATCTAAAAAAGGTGAAAGCACAAGAAGATAAAATCTGGACAGGAACATTTGCCGAAGTAGGAGCCTACATCAAAGAAAGAAGGAATATCCAACTGAGTATTGTGAAAGAGAAATCATCTTATAAAATAGTTCCATATTTGGCATTGATACCAGAATTATTCTCGGAACCATTGACAATGGTGATAAAGAATGATGGCAGTAAAACAAAAATCAGAGTAAAGCAAGATAACAAAAAGTTAACCGTAAAAATGGTTGGAGATGAAATATTATTCGACTTTAATCCGTACGGTGGAGTGATAGATATTAGTTTTTAA
- a CDS encoding family 43 glycosylhydrolase has protein sequence MKIIFLLLFLFGGTGTICFAQNSEKVVCNGLPWFDNNGDIVNAHGACIVEDNGRYYLFGEWKSDQSNAFPGFSCYSSDDLVNWRFERVVLPLQPDGILGPNRVGERVKVMKCPSTGEYVMFMHADDMGYKDPYIGYATCKTINGEYKLQGPLLYKGNPIKRWDMGTFQDTDGKGYLLIHHGPIYKLSDDYRSIETQVAHVKGSGESPAMFKKNGMYYMLYSNLTSWEKNDNFYFTAPKIEGPWTKQGVFCPEGKLTYNSQSTFVFPLKRGNDTIPMYMGDRWSYPHQASAATYVWMPIEVEGTQISIPEYWQYWDINSIKPVDILSHGKTVPVKQIKFTNDWKEAKGRLVSNTKGGILKVSFEGSQVAVIGESNRHSGYAKVSIVNTQNDTIYSSLVDFYSKYPEKATRIITPKLTKDKYTLLVEVSGIKPVWTDKTKTIYGSDNTFVTIDRILSFQ, from the coding sequence ATGAAAATCATTTTTTTATTATTATTCCTCTTTGGAGGAACCGGAACGATATGTTTCGCACAAAACTCCGAAAAGGTTGTATGTAATGGACTTCCCTGGTTTGACAACAATGGTGATATAGTCAATGCACATGGAGCTTGCATCGTAGAAGATAATGGACGGTATTATCTTTTCGGAGAATGGAAATCCGACCAAAGCAACGCTTTCCCGGGGTTCTCTTGCTATTCGTCGGATGATCTGGTAAACTGGAGATTTGAACGGGTGGTATTACCCTTGCAACCCGACGGAATATTAGGTCCTAATCGTGTGGGTGAACGTGTAAAAGTTATGAAATGTCCCTCTACTGGTGAATATGTTATGTTCATGCACGCCGATGATATGGGATATAAGGATCCCTATATTGGTTACGCTACTTGTAAAACAATTAACGGAGAATACAAGCTACAAGGACCATTACTTTATAAAGGTAATCCTATCAAACGTTGGGATATGGGTACTTTTCAAGACACGGACGGTAAAGGTTATCTACTTATTCATCATGGTCCTATCTATAAGTTAAGTGACGACTATCGTTCTATAGAAACACAAGTAGCCCATGTCAAAGGTTCAGGCGAATCACCTGCCATGTTCAAAAAAAACGGCATGTATTATATGCTATACTCCAACCTTACAAGCTGGGAGAAAAACGATAATTTTTATTTTACAGCTCCAAAGATCGAAGGACCATGGACGAAACAAGGAGTATTTTGTCCGGAAGGAAAACTAACATATAACTCGCAAAGCACTTTTGTTTTCCCATTGAAACGGGGAAATGATACCATACCAATGTATATGGGTGATCGATGGTCTTATCCTCATCAAGCCTCGGCCGCTACCTACGTATGGATGCCTATAGAAGTGGAAGGGACACAAATATCCATACCGGAATACTGGCAATATTGGGATATTAACAGCATAAAACCTGTAGATATTCTATCGCATGGAAAGACTGTTCCTGTAAAACAGATAAAGTTTACCAATGATTGGAAAGAGGCTAAAGGAAGACTCGTTTCAAACACAAAAGGAGGCATACTGAAAGTGTCTTTCGAAGGAAGTCAAGTTGCCGTTATCGGAGAATCTAACAGGCACAGTGGTTACGCCAAAGTGAGTATAGTAAACACCCAAAATGATACGATCTATTCTTCATTAGTGGATTTCTACAGTAAATATCCAGAAAAAGCTACTCGTATCATTACCCCGAAACTCACCAAAGACAAATATACCTTGTTGGTTGAGGTAAGTGGTATAAAGCCTGTATGGACAGACAAAACAAAAACGATCTATGGAAGCGACAATACATTTGTCACGATAGATCGCATTCTTTCTTTCCAATAA
- a CDS encoding glycosyl hydrolase 115 family protein, translating into MKRYLAGFLCLVLAPHIWAQASFNLQAEKTITIACDPAEEQVVQTALELFKRDCLAVFSSPTTKDTQKGDIIVGTVGKSSLFADYGIDTSVLSNKKQAFLLTVSAEGKLVIAGSDKHGTAYGIMEISRLIGVSPWEWWADAIPEKRASFQLEAGFKMLQSPSVEYRGIFINDEDWGMMQWSSLNYEPWYKAGRIGPRTNERIFELLLRLRANTYWPAMHECTVPFFLTKGNREIAEKFGIYIGSSHCEPMACNAAGEWSRRGKGDYDYVNNSNSVYRFWEDRVKEVAGQEILYTVGMRGVHDGQMQGAKTIEEQKVILERVLKDQRHLLQEYVNKDVTSVPQVFIPYKEVLDIYRAGLQVPEDITLMWCDDNYGYIRHFPSDEERTRKGGNGIYYHVSYWGRPHDYLWLGTFSPALLYQQMKEAYEHGIQKMWILNVGDIKPIEYQTELFLDMAWNIDEVVQKGISNHLGKFLKREFGNSIGEKLLPVMQEHYRLAYIRKPEFMGNTREEEYHTNAYRIVKDMPWSKQYINKRLEDYLSISDKVENLTALIEPNRQDTYFHLVKYPVQAAAEMNKKMLYAQLARHGEMNWDKSDAAYDSIVSLTRIYNTGINNNGKWHRMMDHQPRRLPVFEPVDRSYISEPLAERGQSLYKWNGSECTEGTPILCEELGYEGKAAMLKKGQELIFNFDHCPTDSIKIEIRLLPNHPMNSGQLRFSISLDKKESSVISYETKGRSEEWKENVLRNQAIRQVTFPVKEKKKHLLAIKALDEGIVLDQIEVYTL; encoded by the coding sequence ATGAAAAGATACTTAGCAGGATTTCTCTGTTTAGTACTCGCACCACACATTTGGGCGCAGGCATCTTTTAATTTACAAGCAGAAAAAACAATCACAATTGCTTGTGACCCGGCGGAAGAACAAGTGGTACAGACCGCCTTGGAATTATTCAAACGTGATTGCTTGGCTGTATTTTCATCACCAACAACAAAAGACACTCAAAAGGGAGACATCATTGTCGGTACAGTTGGAAAAAGTTCATTGTTTGCAGACTATGGAATCGACACTTCTGTTCTAAGTAATAAGAAACAGGCATTTCTACTCACTGTTTCAGCAGAAGGAAAGCTAGTCATAGCCGGAAGTGACAAGCACGGGACAGCCTATGGCATTATGGAGATTTCCAGACTGATAGGAGTTTCTCCGTGGGAATGGTGGGCAGATGCCATTCCGGAAAAAAGAGCATCTTTCCAGTTGGAAGCTGGCTTTAAGATGTTGCAATCTCCTTCTGTAGAATATCGCGGTATATTCATTAACGACGAAGACTGGGGGATGATGCAATGGAGCAGTCTAAATTACGAACCGTGGTATAAAGCAGGTCGTATCGGGCCGCGTACGAATGAGCGTATCTTTGAACTACTCTTACGATTACGTGCTAATACATATTGGCCTGCCATGCACGAATGTACCGTTCCTTTCTTCCTGACAAAAGGAAATCGCGAAATAGCCGAGAAGTTTGGCATTTACATCGGCTCGTCCCATTGTGAACCTATGGCATGTAATGCCGCCGGAGAATGGAGCCGCAGAGGAAAAGGTGATTATGATTATGTAAATAATAGCAACTCGGTATATCGTTTCTGGGAAGACAGGGTAAAAGAAGTAGCCGGGCAAGAGATTCTCTATACTGTTGGCATGCGTGGAGTGCATGATGGTCAGATGCAAGGTGCCAAAACTATAGAAGAACAAAAGGTGATATTGGAACGTGTTTTAAAAGATCAACGCCATTTATTGCAAGAATACGTTAATAAAGATGTAACATCTGTTCCTCAAGTGTTTATTCCTTATAAAGAAGTACTTGACATTTATCGTGCAGGATTACAAGTACCGGAAGATATTACATTAATGTGGTGTGATGATAATTATGGTTATATACGTCACTTCCCAAGCGACGAAGAACGCACCCGCAAAGGAGGGAACGGAATTTATTATCATGTTTCTTATTGGGGACGCCCTCACGATTATCTTTGGCTGGGAACATTCAGTCCGGCTTTATTATACCAGCAAATGAAAGAGGCATACGAGCACGGCATACAGAAAATGTGGATACTGAACGTAGGAGATATTAAACCCATAGAATATCAAACGGAGCTTTTTCTGGATATGGCATGGAACATAGATGAAGTCGTTCAAAAAGGAATCAGTAACCATTTAGGAAAGTTTCTGAAACGTGAATTTGGTAATTCTATTGGGGAAAAGCTACTTCCTGTTATGCAGGAACATTATCGCTTAGCCTATATCCGTAAACCTGAATTTATGGGAAATACCCGGGAGGAAGAATACCATACCAATGCCTATCGGATAGTCAAAGACATGCCATGGAGCAAACAATATATTAACAAACGTTTGGAAGATTATCTGTCCATATCCGACAAAGTAGAGAACCTTACTGCACTAATCGAACCAAACAGGCAAGATACTTATTTTCATTTAGTGAAATACCCGGTACAAGCTGCTGCTGAAATGAATAAGAAAATGCTATATGCTCAATTGGCACGACATGGCGAAATGAACTGGGACAAAAGTGATGCCGCGTATGACAGCATTGTATCATTAACCCGTATTTATAATACAGGAATCAATAACAATGGAAAATGGCATCGCATGATGGACCACCAACCACGCAGACTGCCTGTATTTGAACCTGTAGACAGATCATATATTAGCGAGCCGCTAGCGGAAAGAGGGCAAAGTCTCTATAAATGGAATGGTTCAGAATGTACTGAAGGTACTCCGATTCTCTGTGAAGAACTAGGATACGAAGGAAAAGCAGCAATGTTGAAAAAAGGTCAGGAGCTAATTTTCAACTTTGATCACTGTCCGACCGACTCCATAAAGATAGAAATACGGCTATTACCCAATCATCCAATGAATAGTGGGCAACTACGATTCTCTATTTCACTAGATAAGAAAGAATCTTCAGTCATATCTTATGAAACCAAAGGACGCAGCGAAGAATGGAAAGAGAATGTTTTACGCAATCAAGCTATCCGACAGGTAACATTCCCTGTGAAAGAGAAGAAAAAGCATCTATTAGCTATAAAAGCCTTGGATGAAGGTATTGTATTAGATCAAATAGAAGTATATACTCTATAG
- a CDS encoding MBOAT family O-acyltransferase: MFPIDIDFSRLKEVLTYDPQAPMIFSSGIFLWLFAAFMVVYVLLQRKYTARILFVTLFSYYFYYKSSGTYFFLLAIVTVADFFLAQLMDRAEGYWKRKGLVVLSLSINLGLLVYFKYTNFLGGVIASLMGGEFTALDIFLPVGISFFTFQSLSYTIDVYRRDIKPLTNLLDYAFYVSFFPQLVAGPIVRARDFIPQIRKPLFVSQEMFGRGIFLIVSGLFKKAIISDYISINFVERIFDNPTLYSGVENLMGVYGYALQIYCDFSGYSDMAIGIALLLGFHFNLNFNSPYKSASITEFWRRWHISLSSWLRDYLYISLGGNRKGKFRQYLNLIITMFLGGLWHGASWNFVLWGTFHGVALALHKMWMTITGRKKGEQSHGWRRVFGVIITFHFVCFCWIFFRNADFQNSMDMLGQIFTTFRPQLFPQLLEGYWKVFALMLLGFLLHFAPDSWENAACRGVTRLPFVGKAVLMVALIYLVIQMKSSEIQPFIYFQF, translated from the coding sequence ATGTTTCCCATTGATATAGATTTCAGTAGACTAAAAGAGGTACTTACCTACGATCCGCAAGCCCCGATGATATTCAGCAGCGGTATCTTCCTTTGGCTGTTCGCTGCTTTCATGGTAGTGTATGTGTTGTTACAACGTAAATACACTGCCCGTATCTTGTTTGTCACCCTCTTTTCTTATTATTTCTACTACAAGAGTAGCGGCACATACTTTTTCCTGCTTGCTATAGTCACCGTTGCCGACTTCTTTCTTGCACAGCTAATGGATCGTGCAGAGGGGTATTGGAAACGTAAAGGATTAGTAGTTTTGAGTCTGAGTATCAATCTGGGACTTCTTGTCTATTTCAAATATACCAATTTCCTGGGTGGAGTGATAGCGTCATTGATGGGAGGAGAGTTTACCGCTCTTGATATATTCCTGCCGGTCGGTATCTCCTTCTTTACTTTCCAGTCGCTAAGCTACACCATCGACGTTTACCGGAGGGACATAAAGCCATTGACGAATCTTTTGGACTACGCTTTCTATGTATCTTTCTTCCCCCAGTTGGTGGCAGGACCTATCGTGCGTGCCCGCGACTTTATCCCGCAAATCCGGAAACCTCTCTTTGTTTCGCAGGAGATGTTCGGCCGCGGAATCTTTCTGATCGTATCCGGTCTTTTCAAGAAAGCCATTATCTCCGATTATATCAGTATCAACTTTGTAGAACGTATTTTTGATAATCCTACTCTCTATTCAGGTGTTGAGAATCTGATGGGAGTGTATGGTTATGCTTTACAGATTTACTGCGACTTTTCCGGATATAGTGACATGGCTATCGGTATCGCTTTATTGTTAGGCTTTCATTTTAATCTCAACTTTAATTCTCCTTATAAGTCTGCCTCCATTACCGAATTCTGGCGTCGTTGGCACATCTCTTTGTCCAGTTGGCTGCGGGATTATCTGTATATTTCTTTAGGAGGAAACCGAAAAGGTAAGTTCCGGCAATATCTGAATCTTATCATTACCATGTTTCTGGGTGGATTGTGGCATGGAGCATCTTGGAACTTTGTTCTTTGGGGAACCTTCCATGGTGTTGCTTTAGCATTGCATAAAATGTGGATGACCATCACCGGACGTAAGAAAGGAGAACAAAGTCATGGTTGGCGGCGTGTGTTCGGAGTGATTATTACTTTCCATTTTGTCTGCTTCTGCTGGATTTTCTTCCGTAATGCCGATTTTCAGAACTCAATGGATATGCTGGGACAGATATTCACTACTTTCCGTCCGCAACTGTTCCCACAGTTACTTGAAGGATATTGGAAAGTATTCGCATTAATGTTGCTCGGCTTCCTGCTTCATTTTGCTCCCGATAGTTGGGAAAATGCAGCTTGTCGGGGAGTGACCCGTTTACCGTTCGTAGGAAAAGCAGTATTGATGGTAGCTTTGATTTACCTTGTTATTCAGATGAAGAGTTCGGAGATTCAGCCGTTTATCTATTTCCAGTTCTGA
- a CDS encoding SGNH/GDSL hydrolase family protein, giving the protein MRKSNLLSIFILILAGMLSVPCFLTETIAQDRMPVCSPLGKTAKRIKPLREMNWANDTINVQVAFPAAFRETGRNEIIDSIALLAPVFEHLRQVRAGLSEDTVRIVHIGDSHVRGHIYPQTTGARLTETFGAISYIDKGVNGATCLTFTHPDRIAEIAALKPELLILSFGTNESHNRRYNINVHYNQMDELVKLLRDSLPNIPILLTTPPGSYESFRQRRRRRTYAINPRTATAAETIHRYAKDHRLLVWDMYDVVGGKRRACTNWTEANLMRPDHVHYLPEGYILQGNLLYQALIQAYNDYVSH; this is encoded by the coding sequence ATGAGAAAGAGTAACCTGCTGTCCATCTTTATTCTCATTCTCGCCGGTATGTTGAGTGTCCCTTGTTTTCTTACAGAAACAATCGCGCAAGACCGTATGCCTGTATGCTCTCCATTGGGAAAGACTGCAAAGCGGATAAAGCCTTTACGGGAAATGAACTGGGCGAATGATACGATCAACGTACAAGTAGCCTTCCCTGCTGCTTTTCGCGAAACCGGACGGAATGAGATTATTGACAGCATTGCTCTGCTGGCTCCCGTCTTTGAACATCTCCGTCAGGTACGTGCAGGACTCTCCGAAGATACAGTCCGCATCGTTCATATTGGCGATAGCCACGTGCGTGGACATATCTATCCCCAAACCACCGGTGCCCGTTTGACAGAAACCTTTGGTGCCATTTCTTATATTGATAAAGGCGTCAACGGAGCTACTTGCCTAACATTTACCCATCCGGATCGTATTGCCGAAATTGCTGCCTTGAAACCTGAATTGCTGATTCTCTCTTTCGGAACCAATGAAAGCCATAACCGGCGTTATAATATAAATGTGCACTACAATCAGATGGATGAACTTGTGAAACTGTTGCGCGACAGTCTTCCTAACATCCCCATTCTTCTGACTACCCCTCCCGGTTCCTATGAAAGTTTCCGGCAACGGAGGCGTAGACGCACGTATGCCATCAATCCCCGTACGGCAACAGCAGCGGAAACCATCCACCGTTATGCAAAAGACCATCGCCTGCTCGTGTGGGATATGTATGATGTAGTCGGAGGGAAGCGTCGTGCCTGCACCAACTGGACGGAGGCAAACCTGATGCGTCCCGATCATGTACATTATTTACCTGAAGGATACATCCTGCAAGGAAATTTATTATACCAAGCACTTATACAAGCATATAATGACTATGTTTCCCATTGA